One genomic region from Streptomyces sp. NBC_00582 encodes:
- the pyrE gene encoding orotate phosphoribosyltransferase: MTDVDVRGALLQQIKDKAVVHGKVTLSSGLEADYYVDLRRITLDGEAAPLVGQVLLDLTADLEFDAVGGLTMGADPVAASMLHAAAARGRRLDAFVVRKAAKAHGLQRRVEGPEIKGRRVLVVEDTSTTGGSPLTAVEAVREAGAEVVAVATIVDRATGADEKIREGAGVPYLFAFSKDELGLD; encoded by the coding sequence ATGACGGACGTGGATGTACGCGGCGCGCTGCTGCAGCAGATCAAGGACAAGGCCGTGGTGCACGGCAAGGTGACCCTGTCGTCGGGTCTGGAGGCGGACTACTACGTCGACCTCCGCCGTATCACCCTCGACGGCGAGGCCGCCCCCCTGGTCGGGCAGGTGCTGCTCGACCTCACCGCCGACCTGGAGTTCGACGCCGTCGGCGGGCTCACCATGGGCGCCGACCCGGTCGCCGCGAGCATGCTGCACGCGGCCGCCGCGCGGGGCCGCCGGCTGGACGCCTTCGTCGTACGGAAGGCGGCGAAGGCGCACGGGCTCCAGCGGCGTGTCGAGGGCCCCGAGATCAAGGGCCGCCGGGTCCTGGTCGTCGAGGACACCTCCACCACCGGCGGCTCGCCGCTGACCGCCGTGGAGGCCGTGCGCGAGGCGGGCGCCGAGGTCGTCGCCGTCGCGACGATCGTGGACCGGGCGACCGGCGCCGACGAGAAGATCCGTGAGGGCGCGGGCGTGCCCTATCTGTTCGCCTTCTCGAAGGACGAGCTGGGTCTGGACTGA
- a CDS encoding aldose epimerase family protein gives MSDEDITLTAGDAEATVQPGNGGRVGGLRVGGLELLRQGERFGCFPMVPWCGRIRDGRFLDGATVRQMPLNAPPHAIHGTARDGAWKVARVTADEAVLTYDLVEPWPHPGRITQIVRLTEDSLTLSMGVETHGSSFPAQIGWHPWFNRTLGGQDVQVAFEPAWQEERGEDHLPTGDRVEPRPGPWDDCFGMPGGVDVTLTWPGRLAVRVTSPEEWVVVYDEQEAAVCVEPQTGPPNGLNTLPRLVTPLEPLEATTTWSWTRL, from the coding sequence GTGAGTGACGAAGACATCACGCTGACCGCGGGCGACGCGGAGGCGACCGTGCAGCCCGGCAACGGCGGCCGGGTCGGTGGGCTGCGCGTCGGCGGGCTGGAGCTGCTGCGGCAGGGGGAGCGGTTCGGCTGCTTCCCGATGGTCCCCTGGTGCGGCCGGATCCGCGACGGCCGGTTCCTCGACGGCGCGACCGTCCGCCAGATGCCGCTGAACGCCCCGCCGCACGCCATCCACGGCACCGCCCGCGACGGCGCCTGGAAGGTCGCCCGGGTCACGGCGGACGAGGCCGTGCTGACGTACGACCTGGTGGAGCCCTGGCCGCACCCCGGCCGCATCACCCAGATCGTCCGGCTGACCGAGGACTCCCTCACGCTCAGCATGGGCGTGGAGACGCACGGCTCGTCCTTCCCGGCGCAGATCGGCTGGCACCCCTGGTTCAACCGCACGCTGGGCGGTCAGGACGTCCAGGTCGCCTTCGAGCCCGCCTGGCAGGAGGAGCGCGGCGAGGACCACCTGCCGACCGGCGACCGTGTCGAGCCGCGGCCCGGCCCCTGGGACGACTGCTTCGGGATGCCCGGGGGCGTGGACGTCACCCTCACCTGGCCGGGGCGGCTGGCCGTGCGGGTGACCAGCCCCGAGGAGTGGGTCGTCGTCTACGACGAGCAGGAGGCCGCCGTGTGCGTGGAGCCGCAGACCGGGCCGCCCAACGGGCTGAACACCCTCCCGCGCCTGGTCACCCCCCTGGAGCCGCTGGAGGCCACGACCACCTGGTCCTGGACCCGCCTCTAA
- a CDS encoding SRPBCC family protein translates to MEQEVFVPVPAERLRAALADPAQVARAVPGLQQDAGTEPVAGRLRVRIGGHTITYRGAVRVLTRADGAYAVEGDATEARGGGTVKLTLLLRLRETGTGTTLHFSGTVSATGRLTELPADQVTSTTTRLLNRFAESLGAGAGAAEDAVREAKPEGTEELEDPEQTERPTGSAEPAGPPESAEPAGPPESAEPAESADPGEPLEAGDPLEPGEPLEAGDPLAPGEPPAEAAHARRTMIGRSAEEVDHAPPRGRYAPVPAPQTVAPNSTLRWAAPAAALVVASAIVVGRALRRRR, encoded by the coding sequence ATGGAGCAAGAGGTGTTCGTCCCCGTCCCCGCCGAGCGGCTCAGGGCGGCCCTCGCCGACCCCGCCCAGGTGGCCCGCGCGGTGCCCGGACTCCAGCAGGACGCCGGCACCGAACCCGTCGCCGGGCGGCTGAGGGTCCGGATCGGCGGCCACACCATCACCTACCGGGGGGCGGTACGGGTCCTGACGCGCGCGGACGGGGCGTACGCCGTGGAGGGCGACGCCACCGAGGCCCGCGGCGGCGGAACCGTGAAGCTCACGCTGCTGCTCCGCCTCCGGGAGACCGGCACCGGCACGACCCTCCACTTCTCGGGCACAGTCTCGGCGACCGGCCGGCTCACCGAGCTCCCCGCGGACCAGGTGACCTCGACGACGACCCGCCTCCTCAACCGCTTCGCGGAGAGCCTGGGGGCGGGGGCGGGGGCGGCCGAGGACGCCGTACGGGAGGCAAAGCCCGAGGGGACCGAGGAACTCGAGGACCCCGAGCAGACCGAAAGGCCCACCGGGTCCGCCGAACCTGCCGGACCCCCAGAGTCCGCCGAACCTGCCGGACCCCCAGAGTCCGCCGAACCCGCCGAGTCTGCCGACCCCGGTGAGCCCCTCGAAGCCGGTGACCCGCTCGAGCCCGGTGAGCCCCTCGAAGCCGGTGACCCCCTCGCCCCCGGTGAGCCGCCCGCTGAGGCTGCTCATGCCCGGCGGACGATGATCGGGCGGAGTGCGGAGGAGGTCGATCACGCGCCGCCGCGTGGGCGGTACGCGCCGGTTCCCGCGCCGCAGACGGTCGCGCCGAACAGCACCCTGCGCTGGGCGGCCCCCGCCGCCGCGCTGGTCGTGGCGTCGGCGATCGTCGTGGGGCGGGCGTTGCGCAGACGCCGGTGA
- a CDS encoding polyamine aminopropyltransferase — MIEPHAPAPPGAPSPWRGSARLPVRPDVGRFLVLACVFVCAACGLVYELELVALASYLMGDSVTQASVVLSVMVFAMGIGSLAAKRFRRFAAAGFGALEAVLALVGGCSAMVLYAVFAWTGDWGGLWADGPRILLVVFSLAIGLLIGAEVPLLMELIQRVRRQEAGGAVADLFAADYVGGLVGGLAFPFLLLPFCGQLTSSLLTGAVNVLAGGALVLGLFRRDLGRRARWLLPVAGVTVIGVLASAAALADDFERAARQAVYGGEVRVALRTGVQEVVLTGGTHGRPLDLYLDGRLRVGGDQRRYHEALVHPAMNGPHARVLVLGGGDGLAAREALTLPGVRRVDVVEVDAGLVRLARTDPALARLNAHVYDDPRVHVVTADAFHWLRGAPTAAYDVVLADLPDPDVTASGKLYSQEFYGLARRALAPGGRLAVHAGPVTGRHRAFWTVEATLRAAGLHTVAYRVDVRDPRRRERAPRDWGFVLAAPGTRPALRLDPDEPLHTLTQAGLIADARAAQRTRVAGVPPSTLVHPRY, encoded by the coding sequence GTGATCGAACCGCACGCACCCGCCCCGCCCGGCGCCCCATCGCCCTGGCGCGGCTCCGCGCGGCTGCCCGTCCGGCCGGACGTCGGGCGGTTCCTGGTCCTCGCGTGCGTGTTCGTCTGCGCGGCCTGCGGTCTCGTCTACGAGCTGGAACTGGTCGCCCTCGCCTCCTACCTGATGGGCGACTCGGTCACCCAGGCCTCCGTGGTGCTGTCCGTGATGGTCTTCGCGATGGGCATCGGCTCCCTCGCGGCCAAACGGTTCCGCCGGTTCGCCGCGGCCGGCTTCGGCGCCCTGGAGGCGGTGCTCGCCCTGGTCGGCGGCTGCAGCGCGATGGTGCTGTACGCGGTGTTCGCCTGGACGGGTGACTGGGGCGGGCTGTGGGCCGACGGGCCGCGCATCCTCCTCGTCGTCTTCTCCCTCGCCATCGGTCTGCTCATCGGCGCCGAGGTCCCCCTCCTCATGGAGCTCATCCAGCGCGTCCGCCGCCAGGAAGCGGGCGGCGCCGTCGCCGACCTGTTCGCCGCGGACTACGTCGGCGGGCTCGTCGGCGGCCTCGCCTTCCCCTTCCTGCTGCTGCCGTTCTGCGGCCAGCTCACCAGCTCCCTGCTGACCGGCGCCGTCAACGTCCTCGCCGGGGGCGCCCTCGTCCTCGGACTGTTCCGCCGTGACCTCGGCCGCCGGGCCCGCTGGCTGCTGCCGGTCGCCGGCGTCACCGTGATCGGCGTCCTCGCCTCGGCCGCCGCGCTAGCCGACGACTTCGAGCGGGCCGCGCGCCAGGCGGTCTACGGCGGGGAGGTCCGGGTCGCGCTGCGGACCGGCGTCCAGGAGGTCGTCCTCACCGGCGGCACCCACGGCCGCCCCCTCGACCTCTACCTCGACGGCCGGCTGCGGGTCGGGGGTGACCAGCGCCGCTACCACGAGGCGCTCGTCCACCCCGCGATGAACGGCCCCCACGCGCGCGTGCTCGTCCTCGGCGGCGGTGACGGCCTCGCCGCCCGCGAGGCCCTCACCCTGCCCGGGGTGCGCCGCGTCGACGTCGTCGAGGTCGACGCGGGCCTGGTCCGTCTCGCCCGCACCGACCCCGCCCTGGCCCGTCTCAACGCCCACGTCTACGACGACCCCCGCGTCCACGTCGTCACGGCCGACGCCTTCCACTGGCTGCGCGGGGCGCCCACGGCGGCGTACGACGTCGTGCTCGCGGACCTGCCCGACCCGGACGTCACCGCGAGCGGCAAGCTGTACTCCCAGGAGTTCTACGGGCTCGCCCGGCGCGCCCTGGCCCCCGGCGGGCGGCTCGCCGTGCACGCCGGGCCGGTGACCGGGCGGCACCGGGCGTTCTGGACGGTGGAGGCCACCCTGCGGGCCGCCGGACTGCACACGGTCGCCTACCGTGTCGACGTCCGTGACCCCCGCCGCCGCGAGCGCGCGCCCCGCGACTGGGGTTTCGTCCTGGCCGCCCCCGGCACCCGCCCGGCCCTGCGCCTCGATCCCGACGAACCTCTGCACACCCTCACCCAGGCGGGCCTCATCGCCGACGCGCGGGCGGCCCAGCGGACCCGGGTCGCCGGGGTGCCGCCCTCCACGCTGGTGCATCCGCGGTACTGA
- a CDS encoding DUF2617 family protein: protein MLTTLNTSYTDTRAADLAWALGREPLPALATLDLELSGAKLQLRLLGASHQVLLEEQQGCCSETVACIPGSSTPLPLGVAKRVGDWEYEFAARVEVLTPGQFAGRAQELLALVSDHPNGLAGVFPGSPHAFTALLAQRHEDHVQWRTWHAYPQDGQLVATRTRVGVRAKTDRTGPADF, encoded by the coding sequence ATGCTCACGACCCTGAACACCTCCTACACCGACACGCGCGCGGCCGATCTGGCCTGGGCCCTGGGGCGTGAGCCCCTGCCCGCCCTCGCCACGCTCGACCTCGAACTGTCCGGAGCGAAGCTCCAGTTGAGACTGCTGGGTGCCTCGCACCAGGTGCTGTTGGAGGAGCAGCAGGGCTGTTGTTCGGAGACGGTGGCCTGCATCCCCGGCAGCAGCACCCCGCTCCCGCTGGGGGTGGCCAAACGCGTGGGCGACTGGGAGTACGAGTTCGCGGCGCGCGTCGAGGTGCTGACGCCGGGCCAGTTCGCGGGCCGCGCCCAGGAACTCCTCGCCCTCGTCTCCGACCACCCCAACGGCCTGGCCGGTGTGTTCCCGGGCAGCCCGCACGCCTTCACCGCCCTGCTCGCCCAGCGCCACGAGGACCACGTCCAGTGGCGGACCTGGCACGCGTACCCGCAGGACGGGCAGCTGGTGGCGACGAGGACCCGCGTGGGGGTGCGGGCGAAGACCGACCGGACCGGCCCGGCGGACTTCTGA
- a CDS encoding DUF2382 domain-containing protein → MIAHEQIPTVLDHPVYDADDNKIGEAKHVFLDDVSGQPEWVSVKTGLFGTSESFVPIHDASVVEDHLKVPYAKNTVKDAPNVDVDAGGHLSEAEEHRLYEHYGIDWDASWQQADAPGEGGLAQAGTDQARRGEDAMTRSEERMHVGTERREAGRARLRKYVVTEEVQKTVPVRREEVRVEREPITDANRDDAMAGPDISEDEHEVILHEERPVVATETVPVERVRMSTQEHTDEETVHGKVRKERIDTEGVEGDDRRGT, encoded by the coding sequence GTGATCGCCCATGAGCAGATCCCGACCGTGCTCGATCATCCGGTCTACGATGCGGACGACAACAAGATCGGCGAGGCCAAGCACGTCTTCTTGGACGACGTCAGCGGCCAGCCGGAGTGGGTGAGCGTCAAGACCGGCCTGTTCGGCACCAGCGAATCGTTCGTGCCCATCCACGACGCCTCCGTGGTCGAGGACCACTTGAAGGTCCCCTACGCCAAGAACACGGTCAAGGACGCGCCCAACGTCGACGTCGATGCCGGCGGGCACCTCTCCGAGGCCGAGGAACACCGCCTGTACGAGCACTACGGCATCGACTGGGACGCATCGTGGCAGCAGGCCGATGCCCCCGGCGAGGGCGGCTTGGCACAGGCCGGCACCGACCAGGCGAGGCGCGGTGAGGACGCCATGACGCGCTCGGAGGAACGCATGCACGTCGGCACCGAGCGCCGCGAGGCCGGCCGGGCCCGGCTGCGCAAGTACGTCGTCACCGAGGAAGTGCAGAAGACGGTTCCCGTGCGCCGGGAGGAGGTCCGCGTCGAGCGCGAGCCGATCACCGATGCCAACCGCGATGACGCCATGGCAGGGCCCGACATCAGCGAGGACGAGCACGAGGTCATCCTGCACGAAGAGCGTCCCGTGGTGGCGACCGAGACGGTTCCGGTGGAACGGGTACGGATGTCGACGCAGGAACACACCGACGAGGAGACGGTGCACGGCAAGGTACGCAAGGAGCGCATCGACACCGAAGGCGTCGAGGGCGACGACCGCCGCGGAACCTGA
- a CDS encoding pyridoxal phosphate-dependent aminotransferase — protein sequence MAGMTSSARPFLNRRLAEFGTTIFAEMSALAAATGSINLGQGFPDTDGPEEIREAAVRALRDGRGNQYPPGPGVPELRTAIAAHQERRYGLSHDPDTEVLVTAGATEAIAAALLALLEPGDEVVALEPYYDSYAACIAMAGATRVPVTLRPDPEQARFRLDLDELRDAVTDRTRLLLINTPHNPTGTVLTREELSAIAALAVERDLLVVTDEVYEHLVFDEAEHIPLATLPGMRERTVTIGSAGKTFSFTGWKVGWVTAAPGLVTAVRSAKQFLTYVSSGPFQYAVAEALALPDAYFDAFRADMLAKRDLLAAGLTDAGFAVFRPAGTYFVTTDIRPLGESDGFAFCRSLPERAGVVAIPNAVFYDHREAGAPFVRFAFCKRVSVLEEAVTRLKALAG from the coding sequence ATGGCCGGCATGACCTCCAGCGCACGCCCCTTCCTCAACCGCCGCCTCGCCGAGTTCGGGACGACGATCTTCGCCGAGATGTCCGCTCTGGCCGCGGCGACCGGGTCGATCAACCTGGGCCAGGGCTTCCCCGACACGGACGGCCCCGAGGAGATCAGGGAGGCCGCCGTACGGGCGCTGCGGGACGGCCGCGGCAACCAGTACCCGCCGGGCCCGGGCGTCCCCGAACTGCGCACGGCGATCGCCGCGCACCAGGAACGCCGTTACGGCCTGTCCCACGACCCCGACACCGAGGTCCTGGTCACCGCGGGCGCCACGGAGGCCATCGCCGCCGCCCTGCTGGCGCTGCTGGAGCCCGGCGACGAGGTGGTGGCCCTGGAGCCCTACTACGACTCCTACGCGGCCTGCATCGCCATGGCGGGCGCCACGCGCGTGCCGGTCACCCTGCGCCCGGACCCCGAGCAGGCCCGCTTCCGCCTCGACCTGGACGAACTGCGCGACGCGGTCACCGACCGCACCCGTCTGCTGCTGATCAACACCCCGCACAACCCGACCGGCACGGTCCTCACCCGTGAGGAGCTCTCCGCGATCGCGGCGCTGGCGGTGGAGCGGGACCTGCTGGTCGTCACGGACGAGGTGTACGAGCACCTGGTGTTCGACGAGGCGGAACACATCCCGCTGGCCACCCTCCCCGGCATGCGCGAGCGCACGGTGACGATCGGCTCCGCCGGGAAGACGTTCTCCTTCACCGGCTGGAAGGTCGGCTGGGTCACGGCGGCCCCCGGCCTGGTCACGGCGGTGCGCTCGGCGAAGCAGTTCCTGACGTACGTGTCGTCCGGCCCCTTCCAGTACGCGGTGGCCGAGGCCCTCGCCCTGCCCGACGCCTACTTCGACGCCTTCCGCGCCGACATGCTGGCCAAGCGCGACCTGCTGGCGGCGGGCCTGACGGACGCCGGCTTCGCGGTCTTCCGCCCCGCCGGCACGTACTTCGTCACCACCGACATCCGGCCCCTCGGCGAGAGCGACGGCTTCGCGTTCTGCCGCTCCCTGCCGGAGCGCGCGGGCGTGGTCGCCATCCCCAACGCCGTCTTCTACGACCACCGCGAGGCGGGCGCGCCGTTCGTACGGTTCGCGTTCTGCAAGCGGGTGAGCGTGCTGGAGGAGGCGGTGACCCGCCTGAAGGCGCTCGCGGGCTGA
- a CDS encoding YbjN domain-containing protein: MSIDPSSIPNFGGQQPEPQPQGPAGPVVPDQDLVKQLLDQMELKYVVDDEGDLAAPWEEFRTYFMFRGEGDQAVYSVRTFYDRPHQIDDKQPLLEAIDDWNRRTLWPKVYTHTHDDGTVRLIGEAQLLIGAGVNIELFVSSTVSWVRAAIEFDKWLVEQLGLEKDVDGTDGEPGEGDE; the protein is encoded by the coding sequence ATGTCCATCGACCCGTCCTCGATTCCGAACTTCGGGGGCCAGCAGCCCGAGCCGCAGCCCCAGGGACCGGCGGGCCCCGTAGTCCCGGATCAGGACCTCGTGAAGCAGCTTCTCGACCAGATGGAGCTGAAGTACGTCGTCGACGACGAGGGTGACCTCGCGGCGCCGTGGGAGGAGTTCCGTACGTACTTCATGTTCCGCGGCGAGGGTGACCAGGCGGTCTACTCGGTGCGGACGTTCTACGACCGGCCCCACCAGATCGACGACAAGCAGCCGCTGCTGGAGGCGATCGACGACTGGAACCGGCGCACCCTGTGGCCCAAGGTCTACACGCACACCCACGACGACGGCACCGTCCGCCTCATCGGCGAGGCGCAGCTGCTGATCGGCGCCGGGGTGAACATCGAGTTGTTCGTCTCCTCCACGGTGAGCTGGGTCCGCGCGGCCATCGAGTTCGACAAGTGGCTGGTGGAGCAGCTCGGCCTGGAGAAGGACGTCGACGGCACGGACGGCGAGCCCGGGGAGGGCGACGAATAG
- the clpB gene encoding ATP-dependent chaperone ClpB — MDAELTNRSRDAINAASNRAVSGGHPDLTPAHLLLALLQGQDNENIVDLLAAVGADQAAVRAGAEHVLAGLPSVTGSTVAPPQPNRELLAVIADAQARAKDLGDEFLSTEHLLIGVAAKGGQAAEVLGRHGAGPEKLQDAFRKARGGRRVTTADPEGQYKALEKFGTDFTAAARDGKLDPVIGRDQEIRRVVQVLSRRTKNNPVLIGEPGVGKTAVVEGLAQRIVKGDVPESLKDKRLVSLDLGAMVAGAKYRGEFEERLKTVLAEIKESDGQIITFIDELHTVVGAGAGGDSAMDAGNMLKPMLARGELRMVGATTLDEYRERIEKDPALERRFQQVLVAEPTVEDTIAILRGLKGRYEAHHKVQIADSALVAAATLSDRYITSRFLPDKAIDLVDEAASRLRMEIDSSPVEIDELQRSVDRLKMEELAIGKETDAASRERLEKLRRDLADKEEELRGLTARWEKEKQSLNRVGELKEKLDELRGQAERAQREADFDTAGKLLYGEIPALERDLEAATEAEEEAARGTMVKDEVGSDDIADVVAAWTGIPAGRLLEGETQKLLRMEEELGRRLIGQTEAVQAVSDAVRRSRAGIADPDRPTGSFLFLGPTGVGKTELAKALADFLFDDERAMIRIDMSEYGEKHSVARLVGAPPGYVGYEEGGQLTEAVRRRPYSVVLLDEVEKAHPEVFDVLLQVLDDGRLTDGQGRTVDFRNAILVLTSNLGSQYLVDPVTTEAEKKEQVLEVVRASFKPEFLNRLDDLVVFSALSKDELGRIARLQIDRLARRLADRRLTLEVTDAALAWLADEGNDPAYGARPLRRLVQTAIGDRLAKEILSGEVKDGDTVRVDAFGEGLLVGPATGSARGKTL; from the coding sequence GTGGACGCCGAGCTGACCAACCGGAGCCGGGACGCGATCAACGCGGCCAGCAACCGTGCCGTGTCGGGAGGACATCCCGACCTCACCCCCGCCCATCTGCTGCTCGCGCTGCTCCAGGGCCAGGACAACGAGAACATCGTCGACCTCCTGGCCGCGGTCGGCGCCGACCAGGCGGCCGTCCGCGCGGGGGCCGAACACGTACTCGCCGGTCTGCCCAGCGTGACCGGCTCCACCGTGGCGCCCCCGCAGCCCAACCGCGAGCTGCTCGCCGTGATCGCCGACGCGCAGGCGCGCGCCAAGGACCTCGGCGACGAGTTCCTCTCCACCGAGCACCTGCTGATCGGCGTCGCCGCGAAGGGCGGCCAGGCCGCCGAGGTGCTCGGCCGCCACGGCGCCGGCCCGGAGAAGCTGCAGGACGCCTTCCGCAAGGCCCGCGGCGGCCGCCGCGTCACCACCGCCGACCCCGAGGGCCAGTACAAGGCCCTCGAGAAGTTCGGCACCGACTTCACCGCCGCCGCCCGCGACGGCAAGCTCGACCCGGTCATCGGCCGCGACCAGGAGATCCGCCGGGTCGTCCAGGTCCTCTCGCGCCGTACGAAGAACAACCCCGTCCTCATCGGCGAGCCCGGCGTCGGCAAGACCGCCGTCGTCGAGGGCCTCGCCCAGCGGATCGTGAAGGGCGACGTCCCGGAGTCGCTGAAGGACAAGCGGCTCGTCTCCCTCGACCTCGGCGCGATGGTCGCCGGCGCGAAGTACCGCGGTGAGTTCGAGGAGCGCCTGAAGACGGTCCTCGCCGAGATCAAGGAGAGCGACGGCCAGATCATCACGTTCATCGACGAGCTGCACACCGTCGTCGGCGCGGGCGCGGGCGGCGACTCCGCCATGGACGCCGGCAACATGCTCAAGCCGATGCTCGCCCGCGGTGAGCTGCGCATGGTCGGCGCGACCACGCTCGACGAGTACCGCGAGCGCATCGAGAAGGACCCCGCCCTGGAGCGCCGCTTCCAGCAGGTGCTGGTCGCGGAGCCCACCGTCGAGGACACCATCGCCATCCTGCGCGGACTGAAGGGCCGCTACGAGGCCCACCACAAGGTCCAGATCGCCGACAGCGCGCTGGTCGCGGCCGCGACCCTCTCCGACCGGTACATCACCTCCCGCTTCCTGCCCGACAAGGCCATCGACCTGGTCGACGAGGCCGCCTCCCGGCTCCGGATGGAGATCGACTCCTCGCCCGTCGAGATCGACGAGCTCCAGCGGTCCGTGGACCGGCTGAAGATGGAGGAGCTGGCCATCGGCAAGGAGACCGACGCCGCCTCCCGCGAACGCCTGGAGAAGCTGCGCCGCGACCTCGCCGACAAGGAGGAGGAGCTGCGCGGCCTGACCGCCCGCTGGGAGAAGGAGAAGCAGTCCCTCAACCGGGTCGGCGAGCTCAAGGAGAAGCTCGACGAACTGCGCGGCCAGGCCGAGCGCGCCCAGCGCGAGGCCGACTTCGACACCGCCGGCAAGCTGCTGTACGGCGAGATCCCCGCCCTGGAGCGCGATCTGGAGGCCGCCACCGAGGCCGAGGAGGAGGCCGCCAGGGGCACCATGGTCAAGGACGAGGTCGGCTCCGACGACATCGCCGACGTCGTCGCCGCCTGGACCGGCATCCCGGCGGGCCGCCTCCTGGAGGGCGAGACGCAGAAGCTGCTCCGCATGGAGGAGGAGCTGGGCCGCCGTCTGATCGGCCAGACGGAGGCGGTGCAGGCCGTCTCGGACGCCGTACGCCGCTCCCGCGCGGGCATTGCCGACCCCGACCGCCCGACCGGCTCGTTCCTCTTCCTCGGCCCGACCGGCGTCGGCAAGACGGAGCTCGCCAAGGCCCTCGCCGACTTCCTCTTCGACGACGAGCGGGCCATGATCCGCATCGACATGTCGGAGTACGGCGAGAAGCACAGCGTCGCCCGCCTCGTCGGCGCGCCCCCCGGCTACGTCGGCTACGAGGAGGGCGGCCAGCTCACCGAGGCGGTGCGCCGCCGCCCGTACAGCGTTGTCCTGCTGGACGAGGTGGAGAAGGCCCACCCCGAGGTCTTCGACGTCCTCCTGCAGGTCCTCGACGACGGCCGCCTCACCGACGGCCAGGGCCGCACGGTCGACTTCCGCAACGCGATCCTCGTGCTGACCTCGAACCTGGGCAGCCAGTACCTGGTCGACCCGGTCACGACGGAGGCGGAGAAGAAGGAGCAGGTCCTGGAGGTGGTCCGGGCGTCCTTCAAGCCCGAGTTCCTCAACCGCCTGGACGACCTGGTGGTCTTCTCGGCCCTGTCCAAGGACGAGCTCGGCCGGATCGCCCGCCTCCAGATCGACCGCCTCGCCCGCCGCCTCGCCGACCGCCGCCTCACCCTGGAGGTCACCGACGCGGCCCTCGCCTGGCTCGCCGACGAGGGCAACGACCCCGCCTACGGCGCCCGCCCCCTGCGCCGCCTGGTCCAGACCGCCATCGGCGACCGCCTCGCCAAGGAGATCCTCTCCGGCGAGGTCAAGGACGGCGACACGGTCCGCGTGGACGCCTTCGGCGAGGGCCTGCTCGTGGGCCCTGCGACCGGGTCGGCGAGAGGTAAGACGCTGTGA
- a CDS encoding pyridoxamine 5'-phosphate oxidase family protein, which translates to MTIDPRLLDAAYLAFWRERHLCTLTTPRPDGGPHVVPVGVTYDPERGLARVIADKASRKVRNVLAAEPGGARVAVCQVDGRRWATLEGRAHVHAEPDRVAEAERRYAERYGRTPRVNPNRVVIEIEVTRALGHG; encoded by the coding sequence ATGACGATCGATCCTCGGCTTCTCGACGCCGCCTACCTCGCCTTCTGGCGCGAACGCCACCTGTGCACGCTGACCACACCCCGGCCGGACGGCGGCCCGCACGTGGTGCCCGTCGGAGTGACATACGACCCGGAGCGCGGACTGGCTCGGGTGATCGCGGACAAGGCCAGCAGAAAGGTGCGCAACGTCCTCGCGGCGGAGCCCGGGGGCGCCCGGGTCGCGGTGTGCCAGGTGGACGGCCGCCGCTGGGCCACGCTGGAGGGGCGGGCCCACGTCCACGCCGAGCCGGACCGGGTCGCGGAGGCGGAGCGACGCTACGCCGAGCGCTACGGCAGGACCCCACGGGTGAACCCGAACCGCGTGGTGATCGAGATCGAGGTGACCCGCGCACTGGGCCACGGCTGA